Proteins encoded within one genomic window of Ursus arctos isolate Adak ecotype North America unplaced genomic scaffold, UrsArc2.0 scaffold_7, whole genome shotgun sequence:
- the ADIRF gene encoding adipogenesis regulatory factor: MASKGLQDLKQQVQGAAQEAVTAAEASAQQVVDQATEAGQKAMEQVAKSTQETIDKTANQASETFSGLGKKLGFM; the protein is encoded by the exons ATGGCCAGCAAGGGCTTGCAGGACCTGAAGCAGCAAGTGCAGGGGGCGGCCCAGGAAGCGG TGACTGCAGCAGAAGCATCGGCCCAGCAAGTGGTGGATCAGGCCACAGAAGCAGGGCAGAAAG ccATGGAGCAGGTGGCCAAGTCCACCCAGGAAACCATCGACAAGACTGCTAACCAGGCTTCTGAGACTTTCTCGGGTCTTGGGAAAAAATTAGGTTTCATGTAA